The Parabacteroides sp. AD58 genome includes a window with the following:
- a CDS encoding DUF4468 domain-containing protein, producing MKKIFIALLLLFPVLVSAQGHKGSVEACSPMKNGKIYYEDQVDMDGMSQNTIFKGISKWAKKNYGKDVFLSNVVTNKKKHTILVSSTVELLLNDTDKTLVTYRMFIECFDGKYTASMTDIKYEYDPKNEKKHKDIPAEDVIANGGKGNKVSYIKNPKLFCDATYFFAENLFGDVFNSLDEDME from the coding sequence ATGAAGAAAATTTTCATAGCGCTACTGCTTCTCTTCCCTGTGCTTGTTTCAGCACAGGGACATAAAGGCTCTGTCGAAGCCTGTTCTCCGATGAAAAACGGAAAAATATATTATGAAGATCAGGTTGATATGGACGGCATGAGCCAGAATACCATCTTCAAAGGCATCAGTAAATGGGCCAAGAAGAATTACGGGAAAGACGTATTCCTTTCGAACGTGGTAACGAACAAGAAAAAACATACGATCCTGGTCAGTTCAACGGTAGAACTCTTGCTGAATGATACAGACAAGACATTGGTTACCTACCGGATGTTTATCGAATGCTTTGACGGAAAGTATACAGCCAGTATGACGGATATCAAATATGAATATGATCCGAAGAACGAAAAGAAGCACAAAGACATACCGGCAGAAGACGTCATCGCCAACGGTGGCAAAGGCAACAAGGTTTCTTATATCAAGAATCCGAAACTGTTTTGTGATGCCACCTATTTCTTTGCCGAGAATCTCTTCGGCGATGTATTCAATTCGTTGGACGAAGACATGGAATAA
- a CDS encoding DUF4468 domain-containing protein translates to MKHLFLLFAFLPFLLTAQEDLKYLEGAVPVENGRVVFSQDIKVPSLSQNEVFETALNWAQQRFNNDECRVVYQNRDKGELAAAGKEYIVFSSTVLSLDRSKMSYQVLVYCKDQLCTIKLTNIRYEYNVAYQREPEKYVAEEWITDENAIYKGKLNRISGKFRRKTIDFADELFANAQNAFGQQALQAQAVNPTPAAKAETAPAKEDKPAVQPVAPLGTPAGFTQMAASNIPNTLKQLLPESDMRIKMADNNLNESQAEWKGISTLFGKEIASFSADANSAFCKGVKEGEIYTIQFSKKPFAQDAVWMILECKMQGLTPDGNNQTVIGEIINVWVK, encoded by the coding sequence ATGAAACATTTATTTTTATTATTTGCATTTTTACCCTTTCTCCTGACGGCTCAAGAGGATTTAAAATACTTGGAAGGTGCTGTTCCGGTAGAAAATGGAAGAGTTGTCTTCTCGCAGGATATAAAAGTTCCTTCTCTTTCCCAAAATGAAGTGTTTGAAACAGCTTTGAACTGGGCTCAACAGCGATTTAACAACGACGAATGTCGGGTTGTATATCAGAATCGGGATAAAGGCGAACTTGCGGCAGCCGGAAAAGAATATATTGTCTTTTCTAGTACGGTTCTTTCGTTAGACCGGTCAAAGATGAGTTATCAGGTACTGGTGTATTGTAAAGATCAGCTTTGTACCATCAAGCTAACCAACATCCGGTATGAATACAATGTTGCCTACCAGCGTGAACCTGAGAAATACGTTGCAGAAGAATGGATTACCGACGAAAATGCGATATACAAAGGCAAGCTGAACCGCATCAGTGGAAAATTCCGCCGAAAGACCATCGATTTTGCCGATGAATTATTTGCCAATGCACAAAATGCTTTCGGGCAACAGGCCTTACAGGCTCAGGCTGTAAATCCAACGCCTGCCGCCAAGGCAGAAACAGCCCCTGCTAAAGAAGACAAACCGGCTGTTCAACCGGTAGCTCCTTTAGGTACACCAGCTGGATTTACCCAAATGGCTGCCAGCAATATACCGAACACATTGAAACAGCTCCTGCCGGAAAGTGATATGCGTATCAAGATGGCCGACAATAACCTCAACGAAAGTCAGGCAGAATGGAAAGGAATCAGCACGCTCTTCGGTAAGGAAATTGCGTCATTCTCTGCTGATGCCAATTCAGCTTTCTGCAAAGGAGTGAAAGAGGGTGAAATCTATACGATCCAGTTCTCCAAGAAACCATTTGCACAGGATGCTGTATGGATGATTTTGGAATGTAAGATGCAGGGTTTGACGCCTGACGGAAATAATCAGACGGTTATTGGAGAGATCATAAATGTTTGGGTGAAATAA